The following nucleotide sequence is from Streptomyces xiamenensis.
CCCGACCGCCGCCGGGCCCGCCCCGTCCCCGGTGGCGCCCACATAGTGAGACGTGGATTCCGCCCACTTGACACAGGGCCGCCCATAGGTGGAGGGTCATCACCATGCAGACCCGAATTCTCGTACTTGGACGGCGCGTCGGCTGACCCCGGGACACCCCCCGCGGACCAGCGACGCGCTCCCCTCGCATGCCATCCGGCACGGGGGGTTTTTTGTTGCACCGATACCGAGACCCGCACCCGCACCAGCGCATCACCCTCATCTCCGAGAAGAGAATGTCGATGACCGAACAGGCCACCGGGGCCCCCAAGCCGCAGCCACGGGCCCCCCGTGGCGGCAGCCAGCAGCCCGCCGCCACCGTCGAGCACGTCACGGGCGCCCAGGCGCTCATCCGCTCTCTCGAAGCGGTCGGCGCGGACACCGTATTCGGCATCCCCGGCGGCGCGATCCTCCCCGCCTACGACCCCATGATGGACTCGACCTCCGTGCGCCACATCCTGGTCCGCCACGAGCAGGGCGCGGGCCACGCAGCCACCGGCTACGCCCAGGCCACCGGCAAGGTCGGCGTGTGCATGGCCACCTCGGGCCCCGGCGCCACCAACCTGGTCACCCCCATCGCCGACGCCTACATGGACTCGGTGCCGCTGGTCGCCATCACCGGCCAGGTCGCCAGCTCCGTCATCGGCACCGACGCCTTCCAGGAAGCCGACATCTGCGGCATCACCACGCCCGTCACCAAGCACAACTTCCTGGTCACCGATCCCGCGGAGATCCCGCGCACCATCGCCGAGGCGTTCCACATCGCCGCCACCGGCCGCCCCGGACCCGTCCTGGTCGACATCGCCAAGGACGCCCTCCAGGCCCGCACCACCTTCAGCTGGCCGCCCGCCATCGACCTGCCCGGCTACCGCCCCGCCTCGCGCCCGCACGCCAAGCAGATCCGCGAGGCCGCCCGGCTGATCTCCGAGGCCAAGCGCCCCGTGCTGTACGTCGGCGGCGGAGTCCTCAAGGCCGGCGCCGCCCCCGAGCTGCTGGCCCTCGCCGAGCAGACCGGCGCCCCCGTCACCACCACCCTCATGGCCCTGGGCGCCTTCCCCGACAGCCACCCCCAGCACCTGGGCATGCCCGGCATGCACGGTTCGGTCGCCGCGGTCACCGCGCTCCAGAAGTCCGACCTGCTGATCACCCTCGGCGCCCGCTTCGACGACCGCGTCACCGGCCGCAGCGACTCCTTCGCCCCGCACGCCAAGGTCATCCACGCGGACATCGACCCCGCCGAGATCGGCAAGATCCGCATCGCCGACGTGCCGATCGTGGGCGACGCCAAGGACGTGCTGACCGACCTCGCCGCCGCCCTGCAGGCCGAGACCGAGGCCGGCCACCAGGGCGAGGCCGCCGCCACCCGCTACCGCGAATGGTGGCAGCTGCTCAACCGCTGGCGCGAGACGTACCCGCTGGGCTACGACCTCCCGCAGGACGGCTCGCTCTCCCCGCAGCAGGTCATCGAACGCATCGGCGCGCTGGCCCCCGAGGACACCATCTACACCTCGGGCGTGGGCCAGCACCAGATGTGGGCCGCCCACTTCCTCGCCTTCGAACGCCCCGGCACCTGGCTCAACTCCGGCGGCGCGGGCACCATGGGCTACGCCGTCCCCGCCGCGCTCGGCGCCAAGGCCGGCCGCCCCGAGTCCACCGTGTGGGCCATCGACGGCGACGGCTGCTTCCAGATGACCAATCAGGAACTGACCACCGCCGCCCTCAACGGCGCCCCCATCAAGGTCGCCGTCATCAACAACGGCGCGCTGGGCATGGTCCGCCAGTGGCAGACCCTCTTCTACAACCAGCGGTACTCCAACACCGTGCTGCGCGACGGTCCGGACGCCGACCCCACGGCCACCAGCCAGGGCACCCGGATCCCCGACTTCGTCAAACTCGCCGAAGCCATGGGCTGCGTCGGACTGCGCTGCGAGACACCCGAGCAGCTGGACGCGGTCATCGAGAAGGCCAACTCCATCAACGACCGCCCCGTCGTCGTGGACTTCATCGTCCACGAGGACGCCATGGTCTGGCCGATGGTCGCCGCCGGAACCTCCAACGACGAGGTCATGGCCGCCCGCGGGGTGCGCCCGGACTTCGGCGACGGGGACGACTGACCGACGAGAGCCACCGCCGTACAGGTAGAGGAACGAAGCCACCCATGTCCAAGCACACGCTCTCCGTCCTGGTCGAGAACAAGCCGGGGGTGCTCTCCCGCATCACCGCCCTGTTCTCCCGCCGCGGATTCAACATCGACTCCCTCGCCGTGGGCACCACCGAACACCCCGAGGTGTCCCGGATCACCATCGTGGTCAACGTCGAGGCCCTCCCCCTGGAACAGGTCACCAAGCAGCTCAACAAGCTGGTCAACGTCCTGAAGATCGTCGAACTCGACTCCGCGTCGGCGGTCACCAGGGAACTCGTTCTGGTGAAGGTCAGGGCCGACAACGACACCAGGTCCCAGATCGTGGAAATCGTGCAGCTCTTCCGCGCCAAGACCGTCGACGTCGCACCCGAGGCCGTCACCATCGAAGCCACCGGCAGCAGTGACAAACTCGAAGCCATGCTGCGCATGCTGGAGCCCTTCGGCATCAAGGAACTGGTGCAGTCCGGCACCATCGCCATAGGACGCGGAGCCCGGTCCATCACCGACCGCTCCCTGCGCGCCCTGGAGCGATCCGCCTAGCGGGAACCGGTCCGTACAGCGAGATCCGCACCCATCCCATCACCGCACCACCTACGGTGGACGCACGCCGCGACCGCCGCAGCAGGAACAACAAGGAGAAAACCGAAGTGGCCGAGCTGTTCTACGACGACGACGCCGACCTGTCCATCATCCAGGGCCGCAAGGTCGCGGTTCTCGGCTACGGCAGCCAGGGCCACGCCCACGCGCTGTCCCTGCGGGACTCGGGCGTCGACGTGCGCGTCGGTCTCCACGAGGGCTCGAAGTCCCGCGCCAAGGCCGAGGAGCAGGGCCTGCGCGTGACCACCCCCGCCGAGGCCGCCGCCGAGGCCGACGTCATCATGATCCTGGTCCCGGACCCGATCCAGGCCAAGGTCTACGAGGAGTCCGTGCGCGAGCACCTGAAGGACGGCGACGCGCTGTTCTTCGGCCACGGCTTCAACATCCGCTTCGGCTTCATCAAGCCCCCGGCCGGCGTCGACGTCTGCATGGTCGCCCCCAAGGGCCCCGGCCACCTGGTGCGCCGCCAGTACGAGGAAGGCCGCGGCGTGCCCTGCATCGCCGCCGTCGAGAACGACGCCACCGGCAACGCTTTCGCGCTCGCGCTCTCCTACGCCAAGGCCATCGGCGGCACCCGCGCCGGCGTCATCAAGACCACCTTCACCGAGGAGACCGAGACCGACCTCTTCGGTGAGCAGGCCGTGCTGTGCGGCGGCGCCTCCGCGCTGGTGAAGGCCGGCTTCGAGACGCTGGTCGAGGCCGGTTACCAGCCGGAGATCGCGTACTTCGAGTGCCTGCACGAGCTGAAGCTCATCGTGGACCTCATGTATGAGGGCGGCCTGGGCAAGATGCGCTGGTCCATCTCGGAGACCGCCGAGTGGGGCGACTACGTCACCGGCCCGCGGATCATCACCGAGGACACCAAGGCCGAGATGCGCCGCGTGCTGGCCGACATCAAGGACGGCACCTTCGCCAACAACTGGATGGCGGAGTACAACGCCGGTCTGCCCAAGTACAACGAGTACAAGAAGGCGGACGAGGACCACCTGCTGGAGACCACGGGCCGTGACCTGCGCAAGCTGATGAGCTGGGTCGACGACCAGGACTGAGCGGATCGGCACGGCCGCGGCGCAGGTCCCACCCCGACCCCGCCGCGGCCCGCCCCGTTCCACCTCGTGTCGCCCCGTACCACCCCCCGTTCGCGGGGATTCGCTCGATCGAGCGGCCGCCCCGGCCAACCCGTCCCGTGGCGGCACCGCGCCGAATACACTGCACCCAGCACCAAGCGCGTCACAGGCTCACAGCGTCGTGCGTCTCCACGCGGCTGCCTACTCCACCGCCTCGGCCGTCGGGACGCGGCCTTCCGCAAAGGACAGTGAGACCCAGTGAGCAAGCCCGCCGTACTCATCGCCGAAGAGCTTTCCCCCGCCACCGTCGAAGCGCTGGGCCCGGACTTCGACATCCGGCACTGTGACGGCGCGGACCGCGCACAGCTGCTGAGCGCCATCGCCGATGTCGACGCCATCCTCATCCGCAGCGCCACCAAGGTCGACGCCGAGGCCATCGCCGCGGCCCGCAAGCTGCGGGTGGTCGCCCGCGCCGGGGTCGGCCTGGACAACGTGGACGTGGCCGCCGCCACCAAGGCCGGCGTCATGGTCGTCAACGCCCCGACCTCCAACATCATCACCGCCGCCGAGCTCGCCTGCGGCCTGCTGGTCGCCACCGCGCGCCACATCCCGCAGGCCAACACCGCCCTGAAGAACGGCGAGTGGAAGCGCAGCAAGTACACCGGCGTCGAACTGTCCGAGAAGACCCTCGGCGTGGTGGGCCTGGGCCGCATCGGTGTCCTGGTCGCACAGCGGATGGCCGCCTTCGGCATGAAGATCGTCGCCTACGACCCCTACGTGCAGCCCGCCCGCGCCGCACAGATGGGCGTCAAGCTCCTCCCGCTCGACGAACTCCTGGAGATCTCGGACTTCATCACCGTCCACCTGCCCAAGACCCCCGAGACGCTGGGCCTGATCGGCGACGAGGCGCTGCACAAGGTGAAGCCCTCCGTGCGGATCGTCAACGCCGCCCGTGGCGGCATCGTCGACGAGAGCGCCCTGCTGTCCGCCCTCAAGGAGGGCCGGGTGGCCGGCGCGGGCCTGGACGTCTACTCCAGCGAACCCTGCACGGACTCCCCGCTGTTCGAGTTCGACAGCGTCGTGTGCACCCCGCACCTGGGGGCCTCCACCGGTGAGGCCCAGGAGAAGGCCGGCATCTCGGTGGCCCGTTCGGTACGCCTGGCGCTGGCCGGCGAGCTGGTCCCGGACGCGGTCAACGTGCAGGGCGGTGTGATCGCCGAGGACGTACGCCCCGGGCTGCCGCTCGCCGAGAAGCTCGGGCGGATCTTCACCGCGCTGGCGGGCGAGGTCGCCATGCGGCTCGACGTCGAGGTGCGCGGCGAGATCACCCAGCACGACGTGAAGGTCCTGGAGCTCTCCGCGCTCAAGGGCGTCTTCGAGGACGTCGTCGCCGAGACGGTCTCCTACGTCAACGCCCCGCTGTTCGCGCAGGAGCGCGGCGTGGAGGTGCGGCTCACCACCAGCTCCGAGTCGCCCGACCACCGCAACCTGATCACCGTGCGCGGCACCCTCACCGGCGGTGAGACCGTGGCGGTCTCCGGCACCCTGGCCGGCCCCAAGCATCAGCAGAAGATCGTCGGCATCGGCGAGCACACCGTGGACCTGGCCCTCGCCGACCACATGGCCTTCCTGCGCTACACGGACCGCCCCGGCGTCGTCGGCACCCTCGGCCGCATCCTGGGCGAGTCCGCGATCAACATCGCCGGGATGCAGGTGGCACGCGCCGAGGAGGGCGGCGAGGCCCTCATCGCGCTCACCCTGGACGAGACCGTCTCCACGCAGGTGCTCGCGGAGATCGCCCAGGAGATCGGCGCCACCTCCGCGCGCGGCGTCAACCTCACCGACTGACGGCACGGACCGGCCGAAAGCACCCACCGCGGCGCGGCCGGCGGGCCACACCGGCCCGCCGGCCGCGCCGCGCGTGATCAGCCGTTGGGGAGAATCACCGCGCGGCCCTTGATCTTGCCCTGGTGCAGACGTTCATAGGCGCGCGGTGCCTCGTCGAGACCGTAGGTCTCCACCGTCACCTCGACGGCGCCCGCCCGCGCCAGTTCCAGCACCTCGATCAGCTCACCGCGGCTGCCCCAGTACGGCGCGGAGACCGTCACCTCGAACGCGGTGGAGCCGATCCCCACCGGCAGGGCACCGCCCGCGATGCCGACGATCGTCACATCCGCCTCCACCGCCGCCATCGCCCCCGCCGCCGTCACGGTGGGCTGCGCCCCCACGAAGTCGAACACCGCCTGGGCACCGAGGCCGCCGGTCAGCTCCCGTACCCGTTCGGCCGCCCGCTCGTCCGACAGCAGCGCCTCGTGCGCCCCCACCTCCCGCGCCAGCTCCAGCTTCTCCTGCGCCACGTCCAGCGCGACCACCCGGGCCGGGCTCAGCGCCCGCAGCAGCTGGATGGCCACATGGCCGAGCCCGCCGGTGCCGATCACCACCGCCGTGCTGCCGGGCACCAGTTTGGGCAGCGAACGCTTGATGGCGTGGTACGGGGTCAGGCCGGCGTCCGTCAGCGGCACGGTGGTCACCGGGTCCAGATCGCCGAGCGGCACCAGGAAGCGGGAGTCGTCGATCAGGAGGTACTCCGCGATGGCGCCGGGCGCGCCGAGCCCCGGCGGGAAGATCCCCAGTTCGGCGGCGCGGGTGCAGTAGTTCTCCTTGCCGTGGGCGCACTTGGCGCAGCGACCGCAGCCCTGTGGCCCGTACACGGCGACCGAGTCGCCCTCGGTGAGCCCGGTGACGCCCTCGCCGAGTGCCGCCACCACCCCCGCGCCCTCGTGGCCGAGCGTCTGTGGCAGCGCGTAGGGAAAGTTCTCGGCCGGCCACTCCATGACGGCGATGTCCGAGTGGCACACCCCGGCCGCCGACACCTTCAGCAGCACCTGTCCCGGCCCCGGCTCGGGGTCGGGAACGGTGACCACCTGCGGCGCGGCACCGATCTCCCGGTACTGCACGGCTCTCATGCCGGACCTCCTCGACTGCGCCGGACCCGTCCTCCCACGGTCGGGCCGGGCGCGTACCGGCGCAACCCGTACGGACGCGCACGGGCCCGCGCCGCCCGGTGACCCACCGGGCGGCGCGGGCCCGTGAGGCGTCAGCCGCCGGCCAGCTCGAAGGCGTACTCGGGGGAGAACTGCCCGGCCGGCCCGGCGCAGCCGTCCAGCTCACCCGGGCGCTTGATCCACAGGTAGGCGTCCACCCGCGCGCTGCCGGTGTTCACGGTCGGGCTCTCGCCGACCAGTCGCCCGACCGGGTCGCACCACTCGCTGCCGCGCGGCCCGTTGCCGTTGCGGCTGGTGTCGATGACGGCCTGGAGAGCGGGGTCGCCGAGCTGCCCGAGGACCGCCTCGGCGAACGCCGTCTCGTCCGCGGTGGTGCGGTAGTTCGAGGTGTTGGTGTAGATGCCGTCGCCCTGGGCCACCGCACCGGCGTCGCGCAGCCGCTGGGCGATCACCGAGGGGCTGTGCCAGCCGGAGTGCCCGGCGTCGAAGTACACCCGGGCCTGCGGGTTGGCGGCGTGGATGATGCCGGCCGCCTCGCCGAGCGCGGAGAACCGCTGGGCGATCTGACTGTCGTCCAGGCAGTCGGTCAGCGCGATCGCGTCCGGCTCCAGGATGACCACCACGGGATCCGAGCCGAGGCCGGCCGCGAAGCCCTGCGTCCAGCCGAGGTAGCTGGGGAAGTCGGGCGCGCCGCCGCCGGAGGCGCCGCCGCAGTCCCGGTCGGGCAGCACGTACGGCACCAGGACCGGTACCTCGCCGGCCGCCGCGGCGGGGCCGGTGACCGCGGCGACGTCCTGGGTCACCGAGTCCGGCTGGTAGGTGGCGAACCAGATGCCCTGCGGCTGGTCGGCGATGCGCTCTTCGATCAGCTGCCGCCGGGCGTCGCCCGGGTTGGCGGCGACCCAGTCGTGGACGGCGCCGGGGTGGTTGTGGAAGACGGTGCCGGCCGGCAGCCCGGCGGCGTCCTCGCGCGAAGTCTCCTGCGGCGCCGTGCCCTGGGCGGGGGCGAGCGGGCCGAAGGACAGCAGACCGCTCAGGGCCGCGGCCGCGGCGGCGAACAGCAGCCGGGGCCGGGTGCGGGATCGTGCGTGGGGGGTGTGGGGGGTGCGCACGTGAATCGTTCCTCTCACAACGAGGGGATGGAAAGGGGTCACGGTGGGGGACGCAGGGCCGATGGGAGCGCTCCCAAGGGCGCTGTCGAAGCTAGCGGCTCGGGCGGCTTCCGTAAACCGTGCCCGCAGCCCCTCCCGGCGAACGCGCTGCGCCGTCCGGGTGGCCGGCCGGGCGGGGCTGGCCGCGCGGCGCCGGGGCGCGCCCGATCATGGGCCTGCCGGAGTGCCGAGACTGGGGAGTGACGCATCGTGACCACCACCACGCGGCGCGGGGCGCGCGCTCTGCGGGCGACGCTGCTGCTTCCCCTGCTGCTGACCGCCTGCTCGTCCTCCCTGGGGGACGCCGACCGGGTCGCCGAGGAGACCAGCGCGTCCCCGAGCCCCGCCCCGTCCCCGTCCATCGACCCGGCGGACTTCGTCGACGAGATCGACAACCCGTACCTCCCGCTGGCCCCCGGCACCGGCCACCACTTCGACGGCAGCTGCACCCACGGGAACCAGACGATGGAGACCGAGGTGACCCAGGACCGCGAGAACATCCTCGGCGTCTCGACCCTGGTGGTCCGCGAGCGGCAGCACTGCCAGGGGGAACAGCCCACCGAGCTGCGGCACTTCTACGCCCAGGACGAGGGCGGCAACGTCTGGTACTTCGGCCGCGACACCGGCACCGCGCACGGCAGCTGGCGGGCGGGCATGGACGGTGCCCAGCCCGGCGTGGTCATGCTGGCCGAACCGATGGTGGGCGAGATCTACCAGCAGCAGTTCGCCCCCGGCGTCGCGGAGAACGAGGCCAAGGTGGTCAGCCTGAACGAGGACCTGGCGATCAGCCTGGGGCGGTTCAGCGAGGTGCTGAAGATCCGGGAGACAAGTCGGCTGGACCCCGAGGTGATCACCGAGAAGTACTACGGCAAGGAGCTGGGGCTCATCCGCTCCCAGCGGGTCCAGGGCGGCGACGACAACCTGGAGCTCGCGGACATCACCGGCGTCGACTGACGGACGGCCCCCCGCCGGCCGTCACCGCGCGCAGCCAGGCGCCGACGCCGGCGAAGTCCGCAGCCGTGAGGCCCACCCCGGCGTCGACACGGTGGAGATGCGCCGGCCCCGGATGGTGCGCCGCCACCCACTCCCGGTCGCGCCAGGTGATCTCGTCGTCCAGCCAGACGAACGGCCGCCCGGCCGCCGTCTCGACCAGTGTCCGGGTCTTCCAGTGCAGAGGGCCGGTCCCGGGCTCCCGTGACGCGTCCGGCAGCTCGCACACGGGAAGCTCCGGCAGGCCCAGCAGCGGAGCGATCACCTCGTTGGCTTCCTCCATCCATGTGGTGGCCCACACCAGCACGCAGGGCAGCTCCAGCAGCCGCTGGCCGTCCGCCCGGTTGAGCTTGGCCAGCTGCGGATTGCCCGGGTGCGGCAGGTCCTGCGATTTCTCGCCGGCCGGTGGCAGCCGGTCCCCGCCGAAGGGCAGGAGCGTTCCGTCGATGTCCAGGAAGAGGAGCGGGAGCCCCGGGTGCTCGGTCATCGCCGCACGGTACCGGCTTCCGCGCCGGGCTGTCCGCCGCCCGAGGTGGCCCTCGGGGACCGGCCCGCGGCCGTCATCCGGCGTCCCGCAGGCGGGCCGCCTTCAGGGCCAGGTGGAGAAGGAGCCGGTGTTCGCCGTCGGCCAGGTCCAGGCCGGTGAGTGCCTCGACCCGGGTGAGGCGGTAGTAGAGGGTCTGCCGGTGTATGCCCAGGGCGTTGGCGGTGCGGGCGGGGGAGCCGGCCTGGTCCAGGAAGATCTCGGCGGTGCGGGCCAGCTCCCGGTGGGCCGGGGCCAGCAGCGGTGCCACGGCCGGGTCGGGGGCGGCCTGCGGAAGGGTGGTGAGCAGCCGGTAGGGGCCGATCGCGTTCCAGGAGGCGATGGGTCCCAGCGCCGGTTCGGCCCGCGCGGCCCGCGCCGCGCCCAGCGCCTCCCGCCAGGCGGCGGGCAGCTCCGCCGCCACCGGACGGTCCGCGCCGATGCCCACCGCCACCTCGGGACCGCACAGCCGACCGGCCACCGCCCGCGCCGAGGCCGGACGGACCAGCGCCGCCAGGGTGCCCTCCAGCGCGCACAGCGCCAGCGCCCCGGGCAGCGCGGGGGTGCCGTCGTTCCAGGGGAGCGCCGCGACCATGGTGAGCGGCCCGGTGCCCGCCGGGCCGAGCGCCTCCGTCAGCTCCCCGGCCGCGGCCTCCCGCTGCGGAGAGGTCAGCAGGGTGTGCAGCAGCGCCCCGAGCCGGCCGCCGAGCCCGGCCGAGCGGGCGAGCAGGCTGCCGATGCGTTCCGCCGTGGCCTGGGCATCGGCCAGCCGCACGTCGGTCAGCTCCAGCGCGCCGTCGTCGACCAGCCAGATGTACCCGTACACCACCCCGTGGTGCCGGGCGGGCAGACAGATCCGCCCCGTGCGCACCCCGGCCGCCGGGTCGGGCGGGATGCGCACCGGGCCGCGCGCCCTGGCGATGCCGAACCGCTCGAACCAGGCCCGTACCTCCACCGAGGAGCGCCGGTGCAGGATCGAGCGGGTGCGCACCGGGTCCATCACCCGGTCGTCCGCGCTGTCGTGGGCACCGAACGCGATCAGCGCGAAGTCGCGGCCCTCCAGCGTCGCCGGGGTGCCCAGACGTGCCGAGACCTCATCGATCAGCTCCTGGTAATCGGGTTCCACCCGGCCTCCCGTCCCTCTCCCGCCGTCTCCGCGTCGCATCCGGCCGCCGTTGCGCGCACCATTCTCATACAGATGTCTGACGCGGGTGCCCCCGGCGGCAGACATCTGTTGATAGCCCGTGGGCCGGGCGCTGCCTAGGTTGCGGATAACTGAGTTCTTCCTGGTATCCGGAGGTGAGGTGCCCGTGCTGGGACCCGTGCTTCTCGCGGCCGCGCGCAGCGATGTCATCCGGCGGGCCGTCTCCGCCACCCCGCTGACCCGCCCGGTGGTGGACCGTTTCGTGGCCGGCGAGCGGCTCGACCAGTCGCTGACGGCGGTGCGGGAGCTGGCGGGCGCCGGGCTCGCGGTCACCCTGGACCATCTCGGCGAGGACGTCACCGACAAGGCGCAGGTGGTCCGCGCCCGGGACGCCTATCTGGCGCTGCTGGAGGCCCTGCGCGCGGAGGGCCTGGGGGAGCGGGCCGAGCTGTCGCTGAAGCTGTCCGCCTTCGGGCTGCGGCTGCCGGGCGGTGGCGAGGAGTTCGCGCACCGCGCGGTGGAGCCGGTGGTGGCGGCCGCCGCCGAGGCCGGGACCATGGTGACCCTCGACATGGAGGACCACACGGCGGTCGACGGCACCCTCACCGTGCTGGGCGCGCTGCGCGGCCGGTTCCCGCGGACCGGTGTGGCCGTGCAGTCCTACCTGTAC
It contains:
- a CDS encoding glycoside hydrolase family 6 protein, with the translated sequence MRTPHTPHARSRTRPRLLFAAAAAALSGLLSFGPLAPAQGTAPQETSREDAAGLPAGTVFHNHPGAVHDWVAANPGDARRQLIEERIADQPQGIWFATYQPDSVTQDVAAVTGPAAAAGEVPVLVPYVLPDRDCGGASGGGAPDFPSYLGWTQGFAAGLGSDPVVVILEPDAIALTDCLDDSQIAQRFSALGEAAGIIHAANPQARVYFDAGHSGWHSPSVIAQRLRDAGAVAQGDGIYTNTSNYRTTADETAFAEAVLGQLGDPALQAVIDTSRNGNGPRGSEWCDPVGRLVGESPTVNTGSARVDAYLWIKRPGELDGCAGPAGQFSPEYAFELAGG
- the ilvC gene encoding ketol-acid reductoisomerase; the encoded protein is MAELFYDDDADLSIIQGRKVAVLGYGSQGHAHALSLRDSGVDVRVGLHEGSKSRAKAEEQGLRVTTPAEAAAEADVIMILVPDPIQAKVYEESVREHLKDGDALFFGHGFNIRFGFIKPPAGVDVCMVAPKGPGHLVRRQYEEGRGVPCIAAVENDATGNAFALALSYAKAIGGTRAGVIKTTFTEETETDLFGEQAVLCGGASALVKAGFETLVEAGYQPEIAYFECLHELKLIVDLMYEGGLGKMRWSISETAEWGDYVTGPRIITEDTKAEMRRVLADIKDGTFANNWMAEYNAGLPKYNEYKKADEDHLLETTGRDLRKLMSWVDDQD
- the ilvN gene encoding acetolactate synthase small subunit, with product MSKHTLSVLVENKPGVLSRITALFSRRGFNIDSLAVGTTEHPEVSRITIVVNVEALPLEQVTKQLNKLVNVLKIVELDSASAVTRELVLVKVRADNDTRSQIVEIVQLFRAKTVDVAPEAVTIEATGSSDKLEAMLRMLEPFGIKELVQSGTIAIGRGARSITDRSLRALERSA
- a CDS encoding PucR family transcriptional regulator gives rise to the protein MEPDYQELIDEVSARLGTPATLEGRDFALIAFGAHDSADDRVMDPVRTRSILHRRSSVEVRAWFERFGIARARGPVRIPPDPAAGVRTGRICLPARHHGVVYGYIWLVDDGALELTDVRLADAQATAERIGSLLARSAGLGGRLGALLHTLLTSPQREAAAGELTEALGPAGTGPLTMVAALPWNDGTPALPGALALCALEGTLAALVRPASARAVAGRLCGPEVAVGIGADRPVAAELPAAWREALGAARAARAEPALGPIASWNAIGPYRLLTTLPQAAPDPAVAPLLAPAHRELARTAEIFLDQAGSPARTANALGIHRQTLYYRLTRVEALTGLDLADGEHRLLLHLALKAARLRDAG
- a CDS encoding NAD(P)-dependent alcohol dehydrogenase; translation: MRAVQYREIGAAPQVVTVPDPEPGPGQVLLKVSAAGVCHSDIAVMEWPAENFPYALPQTLGHEGAGVVAALGEGVTGLTEGDSVAVYGPQGCGRCAKCAHGKENYCTRAAELGIFPPGLGAPGAIAEYLLIDDSRFLVPLGDLDPVTTVPLTDAGLTPYHAIKRSLPKLVPGSTAVVIGTGGLGHVAIQLLRALSPARVVALDVAQEKLELAREVGAHEALLSDERAAERVRELTGGLGAQAVFDFVGAQPTVTAAGAMAAVEADVTIVGIAGGALPVGIGSTAFEVTVSAPYWGSRGELIEVLELARAGAVEVTVETYGLDEAPRAYERLHQGKIKGRAVILPNG
- the serA gene encoding phosphoglycerate dehydrogenase encodes the protein MSKPAVLIAEELSPATVEALGPDFDIRHCDGADRAQLLSAIADVDAILIRSATKVDAEAIAAARKLRVVARAGVGLDNVDVAAATKAGVMVVNAPTSNIITAAELACGLLVATARHIPQANTALKNGEWKRSKYTGVELSEKTLGVVGLGRIGVLVAQRMAAFGMKIVAYDPYVQPARAAQMGVKLLPLDELLEISDFITVHLPKTPETLGLIGDEALHKVKPSVRIVNAARGGIVDESALLSALKEGRVAGAGLDVYSSEPCTDSPLFEFDSVVCTPHLGASTGEAQEKAGISVARSVRLALAGELVPDAVNVQGGVIAEDVRPGLPLAEKLGRIFTALAGEVAMRLDVEVRGEITQHDVKVLELSALKGVFEDVVAETVSYVNAPLFAQERGVEVRLTTSSESPDHRNLITVRGTLTGGETVAVSGTLAGPKHQQKIVGIGEHTVDLALADHMAFLRYTDRPGVVGTLGRILGESAINIAGMQVARAEEGGEALIALTLDETVSTQVLAEIAQEIGATSARGVNLTD
- a CDS encoding HAD domain-containing protein — encoded protein: MTEHPGLPLLFLDIDGTLLPFGGDRLPPAGEKSQDLPHPGNPQLAKLNRADGQRLLELPCVLVWATTWMEEANEVIAPLLGLPELPVCELPDASREPGTGPLHWKTRTLVETAAGRPFVWLDDEITWRDREWVAAHHPGPAHLHRVDAGVGLTAADFAGVGAWLRAVTAGGGPSVSRRR
- a CDS encoding acetolactate synthase large subunit translates to MTEQATGAPKPQPRAPRGGSQQPAATVEHVTGAQALIRSLEAVGADTVFGIPGGAILPAYDPMMDSTSVRHILVRHEQGAGHAATGYAQATGKVGVCMATSGPGATNLVTPIADAYMDSVPLVAITGQVASSVIGTDAFQEADICGITTPVTKHNFLVTDPAEIPRTIAEAFHIAATGRPGPVLVDIAKDALQARTTFSWPPAIDLPGYRPASRPHAKQIREAARLISEAKRPVLYVGGGVLKAGAAPELLALAEQTGAPVTTTLMALGAFPDSHPQHLGMPGMHGSVAAVTALQKSDLLITLGARFDDRVTGRSDSFAPHAKVIHADIDPAEIGKIRIADVPIVGDAKDVLTDLAAALQAETEAGHQGEAAATRYREWWQLLNRWRETYPLGYDLPQDGSLSPQQVIERIGALAPEDTIYTSGVGQHQMWAAHFLAFERPGTWLNSGGAGTMGYAVPAALGAKAGRPESTVWAIDGDGCFQMTNQELTTAALNGAPIKVAVINNGALGMVRQWQTLFYNQRYSNTVLRDGPDADPTATSQGTRIPDFVKLAEAMGCVGLRCETPEQLDAVIEKANSINDRPVVVDFIVHEDAMVWPMVAAGTSNDEVMAARGVRPDFGDGDD
- a CDS encoding proline dehydrogenase family protein; the protein is MLGPVLLAAARSDVIRRAVSATPLTRPVVDRFVAGERLDQSLTAVRELAGAGLAVTLDHLGEDVTDKAQVVRARDAYLALLEALRAEGLGERAELSLKLSAFGLRLPGGGEEFAHRAVEPVVAAAAEAGTMVTLDMEDHTAVDGTLTVLGALRGRFPRTGVAVQSYLYRTEDDCRALAATGCRVRLVKGAYREPASVAHQDRRQVDLAYVRALRILLTGGGYPMIATHDPRLIAIAEELARRLERAPDSYEFQMLYGIRTEEQLRLARAGHLMRVYVPYGTDWYGYFMRRLAERPANLGFFARSLLTRG